DNA from Acetomicrobium sp. S15 = DSM 107314:
AGAATGAGTCGAGGTGCCCCCGGCGGCAATATTCGTATACGAGCCCTTGGGCCACTACGCTGGTGCACAGATCGGTGCCCTGTTTGAAGACGGCCATCTTGCGGATGATGTCTGCGTCTCCCACGCACCAAGCGACGCGCGTCCCAGGCGCCAAAATCTTTGAGAATGTTCCCGAGTGGATGACGTTCGTCCCGCCGTCGAGCGAAAATATGGAAGCTACGTCTTTTCCTTCGAACCTCAGATATCCGTAAGGGTCATCTTCGAGGATCGGTACACCGAGGGAGTGCGAAATTTCGACGAGCTTCTTCCTTCTATCGAGGGATAACGTGCACCCTAAGGGGTTGTGAAAGTTCGGTATCGTGTAGATGAAGGCTACCTTCTTCCTTTCTTTCTTGGCTTTTTCTATCAATCCCGGCAAAAGGTCTACTTTCATGCCCTCGCTGTCGCAGGGGACCGTCAGAAACTGCGCCCCGTGGTTATACATGGGTATCGTAAAGCCGAAGAAGGTGGGTTCCTCGACGATAATGTAGTCTCCGGGGTCTACGAGTGCCCAAGATATGAGATCGGCCACCTGTGTAGAGCCGGATACGATAAGGATTTCCTTGGTGGGATCCGCTTTTCTGCCGAGTCTCGGAGCAAGCCACTCCGATAGGAATTCTTTCAGCGGCTGATATCCCTCAGTGGTGCCGTACTGTAGAATATCTTTTCCCTCTCTCTTTAAAATCTCCGCGCAGTCGCAAAATAGATCTACGGGAAAGATCTGGGGATCCGGCATGCCTCCGGCGAACGATATCATACCGGGCCTGCGGATCACGTGCATCAACTCTCTCGTCGGCGAAGGTTTAAGCCCCCGCGCCGCCTTACTGTAAAGCCCTTCCCACGCACTCATGCTGTCCCCCCCTTTAGGAAATGTATCTCATTTATGGCGTAATCTACCTTCAAATAATAACATAACTATTGCCCGTCGTTGTTCAGACTGGGGCAGATTCTGCATCTTGCCCCCTTTACAGGATGTGCTACTATTAGTCCACTAAACGGTCAAACATTAATGAACACGTGTGAAGTGTCGCTAACACTCGTTTGGGCTAAGATGTAAATTAGCTTAAAAGTGAGCAAATGGATAAGGGGGTGGGGGTCTTAGGGAAACCAACGCCAAGAGCATCGAAGACAGTAAAATGTAGTAGGTTATTGATCTTTGGAGGAGAATGGGGATTTAGATAGCTTAATAAGTTCAAAGCTTAGATATATTTTGTCGATTGTTGCGCAAGAACACATATGGTTACTTGCAAAAAGATCCTTGAAAATCATTGTCTTTTAAATCTTTTTTGAGAGAGCGGTGAAGGCAATGTTGTGGAAGGCAAGCAAGTTATCGGCGCTATTGGTTTTTAGTCTGTTTTGTGCAGCGTTCACGGGATATAGTCCGGCTGGGGCAGAGGTGGACACCGCTGCCATTTCGAAAGCGATGCAATCCGTTGCCGTTTTGACCGTAGAAACGGAAGGAGGCCAAAAGCTACAGGGCCTAGCGTTTATTGCGTTAGGCGAAAATAGGGCTGTTACAGCGGCTCGCCTTATCAGAAACGCTAATAAAGTCACCCTAAGGTTCCAGGACGGCGTTGAGGTTGATGCGCTTGGCCTGGTAGCCGTCGACGAAAAGAGGGGAGTAGCACTCATCGATATTCCCTCCTCCGGAAGGGGAGTGCTTAACCTCACCCAGGCAAGCATTACTCCTGGAATGGTCATTAACAGTGGAGCTGTGAAAGACAACACCTACGGTTTCGTCCAGTTGGCCGTTGCGGAGGTACACCAGGGAGCTAGCGGTATAGAAAGATGCATGCTCTCCGGAGAGGCCCCGAGCGGCAACAGCGGAGCACCGGCCCTGGACTCTAAGGGCAACGTGGTCGGAATAGTTATAGAAGCTCAAGACGGACGGGTGTTTGTGCCGTCAGCATTCATCGCAGCCCTTAACGCGTCGCTTCCTACCAGGTCTTGGGGGGCGCAGAAACAGACGGTGGAAGCGACTGGAGGTGTTGGAACTGTTGTTCAAACCACAGGCTCTAGCCCCATGGATGACATAGATCTTATGTTGTTGAGCTTTTTTACTACATTTTACGACCATTATGCAGTCTACGTGTGGATTATCAATATTATAGACTACTACTCGCATTTTGAGAGTAAAGAAGTGCCTCAGCTCGTATATGACTATCAGGCGAAACTCGAGCGTGAGCTTAAGAGAATAGCTGGCATAAGGACCGACGACTCGTTGAGGAAAGAAATCCTACAAACTGCCTTGGAAGCCGGGGCTAACCAATTTAATGCGGTAAATTATTTGATGCAGGCTATGGTCATTGCACAGCAAACCAAAGCATGGGGAGCTCAATCTGATGACCTAAGGAAGCGCGCCATAGCTTCCTTTAAGATGGCCTGGGAGGTTCTTACCCCAAAAACATCGGCTTTAATGCAACTTTATAAAGAATCTATGATTTTTAGGAAAAACGCTCCTCGAGATCTTGTGTATATGATGGGGTTAGAGAAGCGGCCGTCTGTCTTCAAAATCGGAGCTACGACCATGGTTACAGATCCCTTCTATTTGCTTGTCCTTAATAATAAGAGCATGGGAGAAGCTCTTGGCCTTAGAGCGGGAGACAGAATTATTTCGACTGCGGGTCAGAAATTCGACAAAAATAGTTCCATCGAGGATTTTAAGGTGATAATACAAAATAACCTCGGGAAAACGATTAAGGTTGTAGTGCAAAGATATGGCGAAGAGACAACTCTTGAAATGGAGATTCCAAAGGAGATACCCAAAGAGTATCTTTACGAAAAATAATGCAAATAAGCATAGGTTGACAGGCGATGAAAGATGTGATAAAAGCAGACAAACGTCTGATATGGTGCAAATAGCGATGGCGAAATGGTCAGCTTTAACTTTTACGGGGTGCGGTAGCTGCTCATCAGACTCCTCTTCGTCTTGGAGAGGGGAAAGGAATCTTGTGCGCTTCCGCACCGTTTGTGTATAGACTTTATAGTAAGCAGATTTAGACGCACAAAAGGGCCGGAGGCAAGCTCCTCCGGCCCTTTAAATTTCAGTGGAGGTGGTAAAGATGAAGCACCTGTTCACGCCTGGCCCGGTGCCGCTGCCACACGAGGTGGCAAGCTCTGGCGCCCGCCCCATGATCGGCCACAGGAGCGAGGAGTTTTCTGCCCTCCTGCTGCGCCTCCAGAATCGCCTTAGGGATTTGTTAAAAAGCAGCGGACCCGTGGTGTTGCTCCCATCTTCCGGTACAGGGGCGCTCGAGTCTATGGTGGAAAACCTATTGAGGCCGGACGATGTTGTAATCTCGGTATCTTGCGGTCAGTTCGGTCTCCGTTTCAGGGAGATGGCGAGCAGGATGGACTGTCAAATTGTCTCGGTAGATGTGCCGTGGGGGGAGGCGGTTGCCCCCGAAGCTATAGCGGAGGCGGTTAGGGTTCATCCCGAGGCGAGGGCGATCCTTTTAACGCACAATGAAACTTCAACCGGCGTCATAAACCCGATTCACTCCATAGCGTCTGTCCTTCCCAAGGAGAGGCCGCTACTTTTGGTGGATGTCGTGAGCTCTCTCGGCGTTACGCCTTGTCTGCCTGAGGTCTGGGGGGTGGATGCGCTTGCCGGCGCTTCTCAAAAGGGGTTGCTTTGTCCTCCCGGCGTTGGGGTAGTTTGGCTTTCGCCCCGCGCTTGGGAAGCCTTGGAGAGTCTCGGGCACCCTAAGAGCTTCTACTTCGATCTGTTGGGATACAGGGATTCCATGGAACACCTTCAGAGCCCTTACACACCTCCTATTTCTCTGTTTTATTCGTTAGATGCCGCGCTAGCCCTGCTGGCTGAGCATGGATATGCCAAATGGTGGAAGGAGCGCCGCCGCTTCGCTGCTGCCTTTGCGGCAGGAGCCGAGGCTATGGGGCTCGATTTACTCGTCCGCCAAAAGCGCCATCGCTCGCCAGGGGTGACGGCCATAAAGACGCCCGAGGCTAAAAGGCTCAAAGACGCCCTTTACGGAATGGGCGTCGAAGTAGCCGGAGGCTTGGGAGCGCTCAAGGGACAGATCGTGCGCGTGGCTCATTACACAGACATGGGTTGGCCTGAAATGTGCCTGATCTTAGGAAGCATCTATGGAGCTGCCAAGAGCGCGGGCCTTTCCGTGAACGCCGGCTTCTTGGATGTCGCGCAGCGGGTATGGGAGGAGGACGCCCCATGTGGAAAGTGTTAGTCACGGAGGAAATACACGAGGACGGCCTAAGGGTCTTGCAGGAGGCAGAGGATGTAGAGCTGATAAATCGCCCTGGCATAGCCGGGGAGGAGCTCCTAAAAGCTGTATCCGATGCAGATGCGCTTCTTACGAGGAGCGGAACCGCTGTAGGAGAGGAGCTGCTCGAACGTGCGCCCGAGTTGAAGGCCGTGGCGCGGGCTGGCGTTGGGGTTGACAACATCGACCTCGTCGCGGCGAGTAAGAGAGGGGTCGTGGTCATAAATGCCCCCACCGGCAACACCCTTTCTGCGGCCGAGCACACGATGGCGATGATGCTTTCTCTCGTGCGCAAGGTGCCTCAGGCATATTATTCCGTTTCTTGCGGCCGGTGGGAGAG
Protein-coding regions in this window:
- a CDS encoding aminotransferase-like domain-containing protein; the protein is MSAWEGLYSKAARGLKPSPTRELMHVIRRPGMISFAGGMPDPQIFPVDLFCDCAEILKREGKDILQYGTTEGYQPLKEFLSEWLAPRLGRKADPTKEILIVSGSTQVADLISWALVDPGDYIIVEEPTFFGFTIPMYNHGAQFLTVPCDSEGMKVDLLPGLIEKAKKERKKVAFIYTIPNFHNPLGCTLSLDRRKKLVEISHSLGVPILEDDPYGYLRFEGKDVASIFSLDGGTNVIHSGTFSKILAPGTRVAWCVGDADIIRKMAVFKQGTDLCTSVVAQGLVYEYCRRGHLDSFLPKIVNHYRKKRDDMEEALKRHLPLGEVSWVKPQGGFFYWIEMKNVLTKDLFDKAIEKKVAFVPGEPFYASGKGGERAFRMCFTFATSEDTDEGIKRLGEAIRELM
- a CDS encoding pyridoxal-phosphate-dependent aminotransferase family protein is translated as MKHLFTPGPVPLPHEVASSGARPMIGHRSEEFSALLLRLQNRLRDLLKSSGPVVLLPSSGTGALESMVENLLRPDDVVISVSCGQFGLRFREMASRMDCQIVSVDVPWGEAVAPEAIAEAVRVHPEARAILLTHNETSTGVINPIHSIASVLPKERPLLLVDVVSSLGVTPCLPEVWGVDALAGASQKGLLCPPGVGVVWLSPRAWEALESLGHPKSFYFDLLGYRDSMEHLQSPYTPPISLFYSLDAALALLAEHGYAKWWKERRRFAAAFAAGAEAMGLDLLVRQKRHRSPGVTAIKTPEAKRLKDALYGMGVEVAGGLGALKGQIVRVAHYTDMGWPEMCLILGSIYGAAKSAGLSVNAGFLDVAQRVWEEDAPCGKC
- a CDS encoding trypsin-like peptidase domain-containing protein; amino-acid sequence: MDTAAISKAMQSVAVLTVETEGGQKLQGLAFIALGENRAVTAARLIRNANKVTLRFQDGVEVDALGLVAVDEKRGVALIDIPSSGRGVLNLTQASITPGMVINSGAVKDNTYGFVQLAVAEVHQGASGIERCMLSGEAPSGNSGAPALDSKGNVVGIVIEAQDGRVFVPSAFIAALNASLPTRSWGAQKQTVEATGGVGTVVQTTGSSPMDDIDLMLLSFFTTFYDHYAVYVWIINIIDYYSHFESKEVPQLVYDYQAKLERELKRIAGIRTDDSLRKEILQTALEAGANQFNAVNYLMQAMVIAQQTKAWGAQSDDLRKRAIASFKMAWEVLTPKTSALMQLYKESMIFRKNAPRDLVYMMGLEKRPSVFKIGATTMVTDPFYLLVLNNKSMGEALGLRAGDRIISTAGQKFDKNSSIEDFKVIIQNNLGKTIKVVVQRYGEETTLEMEIPKEIPKEYLYEK